The window NNNNNNNNNNNNNNNNNNNNNNNNNNNNNNNNNNNNNNNNNNNNNNNNNNNNNNNNNNNNNNNNNNNNNNNNNNNNNNNNNNNNNNNNNNNNNNNNNNNNNNNNNNNNNNNNNNNNNNNNNNNNNNNNNNNNNNNNNNNNNNNNNNNNNNNNNNNNNNNNNNNNNNNNNNNNNNNNNNNNNNNNNNNNNNNNNNNNNNNNNNNNNNNNNNNNNNNNNNNNNNNNNNNNNNNNNNNNNNNNNNNNNNNNNNNNNNNNNNNNNNNNNNNNNNNNNNNNNNNNNNNNNNNNNNNNNNNNNNNNNNNNNNNNNNNNNNNNNNNNNNNNNNNNNNNNNNNNNNNNNNNNNNNNNNNNNNNNNNNNNNNNNNNNNNNNNNNNNNNNNNNNNNNNNNNNNNNNNNNNNNNNNNNNNNNNNNNNNNNNNNNNNNNNNNNNNNNNNNNNNNNNNNNNNNNNNNNNNNNNNNNNNNNNNNNNNNNNNNNNNNNNNNNNNNNNNNNNNNNNNNNNNNNNNNNNNNNNNNNNNNNNNNNNNNNNNNNNNNNNNNNNNNNNNNNNNNNNNNNNNNNNNNNNNNNNNNNNNNNNNNNNNNNNNNNNNNNNNNNNNNNNNNNNNNNNNNNNNNNNNNNNNNNNNNNNNNNNNNNNNNNNNNNNNNNNNNNNNNNNNNNNNNNNNNNNNNNNNNNNNNNNNNNNNNNNNNNNNNNNNNNNNNNNNNNNNNNNNNNNNNNNNNNNNNNNNNNNNNNNNNNNNNNNNNNNNNNNNNNNNNNNNNNNNNNNNNNNNNNNNNNNNNNNNNNNNNNNNNNNNNNNNNNNNNNNNNNNNNNNNNNNNNNNNNNNNNNNNNNNNNNNNNNNNNNNNNNNNNNNNNNNNNNNNNNNNNNNNNNNNNNNNNNNNNNNNNNNNNNNNNNNNNNNNNNNNNNNNNNNNNNNNNNNNNNNNNNNNNNNNNNNNNNNNNNNNNNNNNNNNNNNNNNNNNNNNNNNNNNNNNNNNNNNNNNNNNNNNNNNNNNNNNNNNNNNNNNNNNNNNNNNNNNNNNNNNNNNNNNNNNNNNNNNNNNNNNNNNNNNNNNNNNNNNNNNNNNNNNNNNNNNNNNNNNNNNNNNNNNNNNNNNNNNNNNNNNNNNNNNNNNNNNNNNNNNNNNNNNNNNNNNNNNNNNNNNNNNNNNNNNNNNNNNNNNNNNNNNNNNNNNNNNNNNNNNNNNNNNNNNNNNNNNNNNNNNNNNNNNNNNNNNNNNNNNNNNNNNNNNNNNNNNNNNNNNNNNNNNNNNNNNNNNNNNNNNNNNNNNNNNNNNNNNNNNNNNNNNNNNNNNNNNNNNNNNNNNNNNNNNNNNNNNNNNNNNNNNNNNNNNNNNNNNNNNNNNNNNNNNNNNNNNNNNNNNNNNNNNNNNNNNNNNNNNNNNNNNNNNNNNNNNNNNNNNNNNNNNNNNNNNNNNNNNNNNNNNNNNNNNNNNNNNNNNNNNNNNNNNNNNNNNNNNNNNNNNNNNNNNNNNNNNNNNNNNNNNNNNNNNNNNNNNNNNNNNNNNNNNNNNNNNNNNNNNNNNNNNNNNNNNNNNNNNNNNNNNNNNNNNNNNNNNNNNNNNNNNNNNNNNNNNNNNNNNNNNNNNNNNNNNNNNNNNNNNNNNNNNNNNNNNNNNNNNNNNNNNNNNNNNNNNNNNNNNNNNNNNNNNNNNNNNNNNNNNNNNNNNNNNNNNNNNNNNNNNNNNNNNNNNNNNNNNNNNNNNNNNNNNNNNNNNNNNNNNNNNNNNNNNNNNNNNNNNNNNNNNNNNNNNNNNNNNNNNNNNNNNNNNNNNNNNNNNNNNNNNNNNNNNNNNNNNNNNNNNNNNNNNNNNNNNNNNNNNNNNNNNNNNNNNNNNNNNNNNNNNNNNNNNNNNNNNNNNNNNNNNNNNNNNNNNNNNNNNNNNNNNNNNNNNNNNNNNNNNNNNNNNNNNNNNNNNNNNNNNNNNNNNNNNNNNNNNNNNNNNNNNNNNNNNNNNNNNNNNNNNNNNNNNNNNNNNNNNNNNNNNNNNNNNNNNNNNNNNNNNNNNNNNNNNNNNNNNNNNNNNNNNNNNNNNNNNNNNNNNNNNNNNNNNNNNNNNNNNNNNNNNNNNNNNNNNNNNNNNNNNNNNNNNNNNNNNNNNNNNNNNNNNNNNNNNNNNNNNNNNNNNNNNNNNNNNNNNNNNNNNNNNNNNNNNNNNNNNNNNNNNNNNNNNNNNNNNNNNNNNNNNNNNNNNNNNNNNNNNNNNNNNNNNNNNNNNNNNNNNNNNNNNNNNNNNNNNNNNNNNNNNNNNNNNNNNNNNNNNNNNNNNNNNNNNNNNNNNNNNNNNNNNNNNNNNNNNNNNNNNNNNNNNNNNNNNNNNNNNNNNNNNNNNNNNNNNNNNNNNNNNNNNNNNNNNNNNNNNNNNNNNNNNNNNNNNNNNNNNNNNNNNNNNNNNNNNNNNNNNNNNNNNNNNNNNNNNNNNNNNNNNNNNNNNNNNNNNNNNNNNNNNNNNNNNNNNNNNNNNNNNNNNNNNNNNNNNNNNNNNNNNNNNNNNNNNNNNNNNNNNNNNNNNNNNNNNNNNNNNNNNNNNNNNNNNNNNNNNNNNNNNNNNNNNNNNNNNNNNNNNNNNNNNNNNNNNNNNNNNNNNNNNNNNNNNNNNNNNNNNNNNNNNNNNNNNNNNNNNNNNNNNNNNNNNNNNNNNNNNNNNNNNNNNNNNNNNNNNNNNNNNNNNNNNNNNNNNNNNNNNNNNNNNNNNNNNNNNNNNNNNNNNNNNNNNNNNNNNNNNNNNNNNNNNNNNNNNNNNNNNNNNNNNNNNNNNNNNNNNNNNNNNNNNNNNNNNNNNNNNNNNNNNNNNNNNNNNNNNNNNNNNNNNNNNNNNNNNNNNNNNNNNNNNNNNNNNNNNNNNNNNNNNNNNNNNNNNNNNNNNNNNNNNNNNNNNNNNNNNNNNNNNNNNNNNNNNNNNNNNNNNNNNNNNNNNNNNNNNNNNNNNNNNNNNNNNNNNNNNNNNNNNNNNNNNNNNNNNNNNNNNNNNNNNNNNNNNNNNNNNNNNNNNNNNNNNNNNNNNNNNNNNNNNNNNNNNNNNNNNNNNNNNNNNNNNNNNNNNNNNNNNNNNNNNNNNNNNNNNNNNNNNNNNNNNNNNNNNNNNNNNNNNNNNNNNNNNNNNNNNNNNNNNNNNNNNNNNNNNNNNNNNNNNNNNNNNNNNNNNNNNNNNNNNNNNNNNNNNNNNNNNNNNNNNNNNNNNNNNNNNNNNNNNNNNNNNNNNNNNNNNNNNNNNNNNNNNNNNNNNNNNNNNNNNNNNNNNNNNNNNNNNNNNNNNNNNNNNNNNNNNNNNNNNNNNNNNNNNNNNNNNNNNNNNNNNNNNNNNNNNNNNNNNNNNNNNNNNNNNNNNNNNNNNNNNNNNNNNNNNNNNNNNNNNNNNNNNNNNNNNNNNNNNNNNNNNNNNNNNNNNNNNNNNNNNNNNNNNNNNNNNNNNNNNNNNNNNNNNNNNNNNNNNNNNNNNNNNNNNNNNNNNNNNNNNNNNNNNNNNNNNNNNNNNNNNNNNNNNNNNNNNNNNNNNNNNNNNNNNNNNNNNNNNNNNNNNNNNNNNNNNNNNNNNNNNNNNNNNNNNNNNNNNNNNNNNNNNNNNNNNNNNNNNNNNNNNNNNNNNNNNNNNNNNNNNNNNNNNNNNNNNNNNNNNNNNNNNNNNNNNNNNNNNNNNNNNNNNNNNNNNNNNNNNNNNNNNNNNNNNNNNNNNNNNNNNNNNNNNNNNNNNNNNNNNNNNNNNNNNNNNNNNNNNNNNNNNNNNNNNNNNNNNNNNNNNNNNNNNNNNNNNNNNNNNNNNNNNNNNNNNNNNNNNNNNNNNNNNNNNNNNNNNNNNNNNNNNNNNNNNNNNNNNNNNNNNNNNNNNNNNNNNNNNNNNNNNNNNNNNNNNNNNNNNNNNNNNNNNNNNNNNNNNNNNNNNNNNNNNNNNNNNNNNNNNNNNNNNNNNNNNNNNNNNNNNNNNNNNNNNNNNNNNNNNNNNNNNNNNNNNNNNNNNNNNNNNNNNNNNNNNNNNNNNNNNNNNNNNNNNNNNNNNNNNNNNNNNNNNNNNNNNNNNNNNNNNNNNNNNNNNNNNNNNNNNNNNNNNNNNNNNNNNNNNNNNNNNNNNNNNNNNNNNNNNNNNNNNNNNNNNNNNNNNNNNNNNNNNNNNNNNNNNNNNNNNNNNNNNNNNNNNNNNNNNNNNNNNNNNNNNNNNNNNNNNNNNNNNNNNNNNNNNNNNNNNNNNNNNNNNNNNNNNNNNNNNNNNNNNNNNNNNNNNNNNNNNNNNNNNNNNNNNNNNNNNNNNNNNNNNNNNNNNNNNNNNNNNNNNNNNNNNNNNNNNNNNNNNNNNNNNNNNNNNNNNNNNNNNNNNNNNNNNNNNNNNNNNNNNNNNNNNNNNNNNNNNNNNNNNNNNNNNNNNNNNNNNNNNNNNNNNNNNNNNNNNNNNNNNNNNNNNNNNNNNNNNNNNNNNNNNNNNNNNNNNNNNNNNNNNNNNNNNNNNNNNNNNNNNNNNNNNNNNNNNNNNNNNNNNNNNNNNNNNNNNNNNNNNNNNNNNNNNNNNNNNNNNNNNNNNNNNNNNNNNNNNNNNNNNNNNNNNNNNNNNNNNNNNNNNNNNNNNNNNNNNNNNNNNNNNNNNNNNNNNNNNNNNNNNNNNNNNNNNNNNNNNNNNNNNNNNNNNNNNNNNNNNNNNNNNNNNNNNNNNNNNNNNNNNNNNNNNNNNNNNNNNNNNNNNNNNNNNNNNNNNNNNNNNNNNNNNNNNNNNNNNNNNNNNNNNNNNNNNNNNNNNNNNNNNNNNNNNNNNNNNNNNNNNNNNNNNNNNNNNNNNNNNNNNNNNNNNNNNNNNNNNNNNNNNNNNNNNNNNNNNNNNNNNNNNNNNNNNNNNNNNNNNNNNNNNNNNNNNNNNNNNNNNNNNNNNNNNNNNNNNNNNNNNNNNNNNNNNNNNNNNNNNNNNNNNNNNNNNNNNNNNNNNNNNNNNNNNNNNNNNNNNNNNNNNNNNNNNNNNNNNNNNNNNNNNNNNNNNNNNNNNNNNNNNNNNNNNNNNNNNNNNNNNNNNNNNNNNNNNNNNNNNNNNNNNNNNNNNNNNNNNNNNNNNNNNNNNNNNNNNNNNNNNNNNNNNNNNNNNNNNNNNNNNNNNNNNNNNNNNNNNNNNNNNNNNNNNNNNNNNNNNNNNNNNNNNNNNNNNNNNNNNNNNNNNNNNNNNNNNNNNNNNNNNNNNNNNNNNNNNNNNNNNNNNNNNNNNNNNNNNNNNNNNNNNNNNNNNNNNNNNNNNNNNNNNNNNNNNNNNNNNNNNNNNNNNNNNNNNNNNNNNNNNNNNNNNNNNNNNNNNNNNNNNNNNNNNNNNNNNNNNNNNNNNNNNNNNNNNNNNNNNNNNNNNNNNNNNNNNNNNNNNNNNNNNNNNNNNNNNNNNNNNNNNNNNNNNNNNNNNNNNNNNNNNNNNNNNNNNNNNNNNNNNNNNNNNNNNNNNNNNNNNNNNNNNNNNNNNNNNNNNNNNNNNNNNNNNNNNNNNNNNNNNNNNNNNNNNNNNNNNNNNNNNNNNNNNNNNNNNNNNNNNNNNNNNNNNNNNNNNNNNNNNNNNNNNNNNNNNNNNNNNNNNNNNNNNNNNNNNNNNNNNNNNNNNNNNNNNNNNNNNNNNNNNNNNNNNNNNNNNNNNNNNNNNNNNNNNNNNNNNNNNNNNNNNNNNNNNNNNNNNNNNNNNNNNNNNNNNNNNNNNNNNNNNNNNNNNNNNNNNNNNNNNNNNNNNNNNNNNNNNNNNNNNNNNNNNNNNNNNNNNNNNNNNNNNNNNNNNNNNNNNNNNNNNNNNNNNNNNNNNNNNNNNNNNNNNNNNNNNNNNNNNNNNNNNNNNNNNNNNNNNNNNNNNNNNNNNNNNNNNNNNNNNNNNNNNNNNNNNNNNNNNNNNNNNNNNNNNNNNNNNNNNNNNNNNNNNNNNNNNNNNNNNNNNNNNNNNNNNNNNNNNNNNNNNNNNNNNNNNNNNNNNNNNNNNNNNNNNNNNNNNNNNNNNNNNNNNNNNNNNNNNNNNNNNNNNNNNNNNNNNNNNNNNNNNNNNNNNNNNNNNNNNNNNNNNNNNNNNNNNNNNNNNNNNNNNNNNNNNNNNNNNNNNNNNNNNNNNNNNNNNNNNNNNNNNNNNNNNNNNNNNNNNNNNNNNNNNNNNNNNNNNNNNNNNNNNNNNNNNNNNNNNNNNNNNNNNNNNNNNNNNNNNNNNNNNNNNNNNNNNNNNNNNNNNNNNNNNNNNNNNNNNNNNNNNNNNNNNNNNNNNNNNNNNNNNNNNNNNNNNNNNNNNNNNNNNNNNNNNNNNNNNNNNNNNNNNNNNNNNNNNNNNNNNNNNNNNNNNNNNNNNNNNNNNNNNNNNNNNNNNNNNNNNNNNNNNNNNNNNNNNNNNNNNNNNNNNNNNNNNNNNNNNNNNNNNNNNNNNNNNNNNNNNNNNNNNNNNNNNNNNNNNNNNNNNNNNNNNNNNNNNNNNNNNNNNNNNNNNNNNNNNNNNNNNNNNNNNNNNNNNNNNNNNNNNNNNNNNNNNNNNNNNNNNNNNNNNNNNNNNNNNNNNNNNNNNNNNNNNNNNNNNNNNNNNNNNNNNNNNNNNNNNNNNNNNNNNNNNNNNNNNNNNNNNNNNNNNNNNNNNNNNNNNNNNNNNNNNNNNNNNNNNNNNNNNNNNNNNNNNNNNNNNNNNNNNNNNNNNNNNNNNNNNNNNNNNNNNNNNNNNNNNNNNNNNNNNNNNNNNNNNNNNNNNNNNNNNNNNNNNNNNNNNNNNNNNNNNNNNNNNNNNNNNNNNNNNNNNNNNNNNNNNNNNNNNNNNNNNNNNNNNNNNNNNNNNNNNNNNNNNNNNNNNNNNNNNNNNNNNNNNNNNNNNNNNNNNNNNNNNNNNNNNNNNNNNNNNNNNNNNNNNNNNNNNNNNNNNNNNNNNNNNNNNNNNNNNNNNNNNNNNNNNNNNNNNNNNNNNNNNNNNNNNNNNNNNNNNNNNNNNNNNNNNNNNNNNNNNNNNNNNNNNNNNNNNNNNNNNNNNNNNNNNNNNNNNNNNNNNNNNNNNNNNNNNNNNNNNNNNNNNNNNNNNNNNNNNNNNNNNNNNNNNNNNNNNNNNNNNNNNNNNNNNNNNNNNNNNNNNNNNNNNNNNNNNNNNNNNNNNNNNNNNNNNNNNNNNNNNNNNNNNNNNNNNNNNNNNNNNNNNNNNNNNNNNNNNNNNNNNNNNNNNNNNNNNNNNNNNNNNNNNNNNNNNNNNNNNNNNNNNNNNNNNNNNNNNNNNNNNNNNNNNNNNNNNNNNNNNNNNNNNNNNNNNNNNNNNNNNNNNNNNNNNNNNNNNNNNNNNNNNNNNNNNNNNNNNNNNNNNNNNNNNNNNNNNNNNNNNNNNNNNNNNNNNNNNNNNNNNNNNNNNNNNNNNNNNNNNNNNNNNNNNNNNNNNNNNNNNNNNNNNNNNNNNNNNNNNNNNNNNNNNNNNNNNNNNNNNNNNNNNNNNNNNNNNNNNNNNNNNNNNNNNNNNNNNNNNNNNNNNNNNNNNNNNNNNNNNNNNNNNNNNNNNNNNNNNNNNNNNNNNNNNNNNNNNNNNNNNNNNNNNNNNNNNNNNNNNNNNNNNNNNNNNNNNNNNNNNNNNNNNNNNNNNNNNNNNNNNNNNNNNNNNNNNNNNNNNNNNNNNNNNNNNNNNNNNNNNNNNNNNNNNNNNNNNNNNNNNNNNNNNNNNNNNNNNNNNNNNNNNNNNNNNNNNNNNNNNNNNNNNNNNNNNNNNNNNNNNNNNNNNNNNNNNNNNNNNNNNNNNNNNNNNNNNNNNNNNNNNNNNNNNNNNNNNNNNNNNNNNNNNNNNNNNNNNNNNNNNNNNNNNNNNNNNNNNNNNNNNNNNNNNNNNNNNNNNNNNNNNNNNNNNNNNNNNNNNNNNNNNNNNNNNNNNNNNNNNNNNNNNNNNNNNNNNNNNNNNNNNNNNNNNNNNNNNNNNNNNNNNNNNNNNNNNNNNNNNNNNNNNNNNNNNNNNNNNNNNNNNNNNNNNNNNNNNNNNNNNNNNNNNNNNNNNNNNNNNNNNNNNNNNNNNNNNNNNNNNNNNNNNNNNNNNNNNNNNNNNNNNNNNNNNNNNNNNNNNNNNNNNNNNNNNNNNNNNNNNNNNNNNNNNNNNNNNNNNNNNNNNNNNNNNNNNNNNNNNNNNNNNNNNNNNNNNNNNNNNNNNNNNNNNNNNNNNNNNNNNNNNNNNNNNNNNNNNNNNNNNNNNNNNNNNNNNNNNNNNNNNNNNNNNNNNNNNNNNNNNNNNNNNNNNNNNNNNNNNNNNNNNNNNNNNNNNNNNNNNNNNNNNNNNNNNNNNNNNNNNNNNNNNNNNNNNNNNNNNNNNNNNNNNNNNNNNNNNNNNNNNNNNNNNNNNNNNNNNNNNNNNNNNNNNNNNNNNNNNNNNNNNNNNNNNNNNNNNNNNNNNNNNNNNNNNNNNNNNNNNNNNNNNNNNNNNNNNNNNNNNNNNNNNNNNNNNNNNNNNNNNNNNNNNNNNNNNNNNNNNNNNNNNNNNNNNNNNNNNNNNNNNNNNNNNNNNNNNNNNNNNNNNNNNNNNNNNNNNNNNNNNNNNNNNNNNNNNNNNNNNNNNNNNNNNNNNNNNNNNNNNNNNNNNNNNNNNNNNNNNNNNNNNNNNNNNNNNNNNNNNNNNNNNNNNNNNNNNNNNNNNNNNNNNNNNNNNNNNNNNNNNNNNNNNNNNNNNNNNNNNNNNNNNNNNNNNNNNNNNNNNNNNNNNNNNNNNNNNNNNNNNNNNNNNNNNNNNNNNNNNNNNNNNNNNNNNNNNNNNNNNNNNNNNNNNNNNNNNNNNNNNNNNNNNNNNNNNNNNNNNNNNNNNNNNNNNNNNNNNNNNNNNNNNNNNNNNNNNNNNNNNNNNNNNNNNNNNNNNNNNNNNNNNNNNNNNNNNNNNNNNNNNNNNNNNNNNNNNNNNNNNNNNNNNNNNNNNNNNNNNNNNNNNNNNNNNNNNNNNNNNNNNNNNNNNNNNNNNNNNNNNNNNNNNNNNNNNNNNNNNNNNNNNNNNNNNNNNNNNNNNNNNNNNNNNNNNNNNNNNNNNNNNNNNNNNNNNNNNNNNNNNNNNNNNNNNNNNNNNNNNNNNNNNNNNNNNNNNNNNNNNNNNNNNNNNNNNNNNNNNNNNNNNNNNNNNNNNNNNNNNNNNNNNNNNNNNNNNNNNNNNNNNNNNNNNNNNNNNNNNNNNNNNNNNNNNNNNNNNNNNNNNNNNNNNNNNNNNNNNNNNNNNNNNNNNNNNNNNNNNNNNNNNNNNNNNNNNNNNNNNNNNNNNNNNNNNNNNNNNNNNNNNNNNNNNNNNNNNNNNNNNNNNNNNNNNNNNNNNNNNNNNNNNNNNNNNNNNNNNNNNNNNNNNNNNNNNNNNNNNNNNNNNNNNNNNNNNNNNNNNNNNNNNNNNNTTCTGTTTTGAACCTTGCAGATAAAACAATGCGTAATACCACACGAAATGGGTTTCATAAGCCTGAGGAGTTAAAGATTCCTGTTTCTTATCGAGGTGGACAAAATGGGTTTGAGCATTCAAATGGATCTTCTGTCCCAACGTCAAAGGATGAGGCAGGTAAAGCTGGGTCACAAGATCAAATGGTGCGGAATTGTCAGGGTTTTCCACCTCAGATGCCATGCTTTCCTGGGGCTCCTTGGCCTTACCCGTGGAATTCAGCTCAGTGGAGCTCCCCTATACCTCCACATGCTTTCTGCTCTCCAGGCTTTCCCATGCCTTTCTATCCTGCGGCAGCTTACTGGGGTTGTACTGTACCAGGCACATGGAATGTCCCTTGGCTTCCTCAGCCTTCCTCTCCAAAGAAAACTGCCCCCAGTTCTGGTCCTAATTCGCCCACCTTGGGAAAACATTCAAGAGATGAGAACATGGGCAAACTAAGCAACTCTGGAGAAGAGGAGccagtaaaagaaaataatgctGAGAGATGCCTTTGGATTCCAAAAACATTGAGGATCGATGATCCAGGAGAAGCGGCAAGGAGCTCAATATGGGCAACACTCGGCATTAAGAATGACAAACCTGATTCAATAGGTAGTGGAGGACTCTTCAAATCATTTCAATCAAAGGGTGATGAGAGGAATCAGGTTCCTGAAACCTCTCCAGTCTTGCAAGCAAATCCAGCAGCATTGTCTAGGTCAATAAACTTCCATGAGAGCTCATAATGTAAATTATGACTCTAATTGGTTTATGGTGTTGCATACAGCTTGGTGGTGTTAATTATTAGACACAAAGTCAGTCCAACTTCGTTAGTAGCTGGGGTCATATTCATTCACGTTCCCCTCTTTATAACCAACTCTCAAAGCAGGCCAACTGAGGAAAACAGAAGAAGAGTTCCTGTCATATCCTTTGAAGGCAGAGTGTTTAGCTGAAGTAGAAActgatttttatctttttcctttttgtttatGGGGTTCCGTTTTTTCGCCAATGCCGGTATGAGCAggtgttttttgttttcagtTAGATGGTTTGCGAGTTCtgtacataaatatatatgaaatggTGAGGTAGGATAAAGTAAGTTTCTGTACTATAATCCCAGttgtatttaaataaaaatgggAACTGAAGTCAATCTTTTTATTCGTCTTCCAGTGTTTTTGGTAATGTTTGCTCAATCTACCTTAAATTGCCATGATAAGCATCTTGTGTACGTTCTTCTTTAAAGGTCTAGATTCTCATGAATGTGTGAAAGCAGATTCTCCGATTGTCATAAAGTGATATAGAATCCAGTGTCACGGCCACTGTGCTATTTCTCTGCAGTTGGGAAGATACACAGCCTTCCAGCGCAGCATGCAGCAATATCAAGCGATGGGATTGAAGGTTGTTAGTTGTCCATTTGTgtttaaaaattcaacagtACAGTTAAACCGAATTGAATGAAGCCAAAGGAGCAAGTATCATCAATCTGCACATAAATAAGTTTGGATGGGATTTTGGGGGTGTTTAAGGTAGAATAGAAATCGGGTGCAACTTGGAAAAGCAGAAAAGTCCATGTAGGCCCTTGTTTGGCAGATAGACTTGAATTCTTATCAGAAAGGCCGAGCACCTTTCCCTTTCCACGACTATAGAATCCAAACAACTAGCTGCAAAAGGTCGAAAGTTGAtcataaagtttttcttttctcatctgtagttgctttcttttcttttctctttttttttttcttttattttcctctAATCATCAGTAACATAACACTTAGTCCAAATAAAGCacaaacaaaggaaaaatcaGAACAAATACTCTATAACCCTTTGTTGTTCACCAAGAGAAAAGGACCCTCTACCTTATTCTTAACATTAGATTGTATCAACTAGCGTGTGAAAATCTATAGTTAAAACAGCTAGTCCACGTCCATTCCAAGTTCCAAATGAGCAATCCTCCATTCAAGACTCAAGTCTTAAAAATCTAAGATTTAGACATTACCACTTGTATGGAACAACCTGCCTTGACTTATGTCTACAGTGTTTAACAACCTGTCATGTAACTTAAAGGTTTCTGCTAGCTAAATTTGTAATCTCATGTACAAGTACAATTActgaattttaatttgtttatcgTCTATCGAAATCAACCTAACTATGTTTTTAATAGATTAGACAGGCAAAAAACACATGGAGATATTTTGTGTTATTTCCGGAAATTTTTGGCTACCATGAGCCAGGCCATTAGCTGGTTATGGGACCCAATGCATGTGATGCTATTAATTTTCTTGGCTGCTATCTTGTTTCCCCTTTCCTACTTTCTGTCTCTTTGCCTCATTCCTATTAGGTGAATCTGGTTGTTTTGCCCCTTCATTTTTGGTCATATCTATTATCTGATGCTGATGAACTTGAGTCTGATATAAAAGCTAACTTTGTTCAGGTAATGCGGTTTTTTAATTCTAGCCACTATCTTTATCTGCTAATGGATATTTGGCTTTGGATTCTGATATGATCTGTTTTACATGCCACGTGAAATCATCAATCACACTTAAAACAAATCGTGTGGTTCTCTGCTCCTGCATTTAGATCCTTGCTTGTCATTATACCTTGTGGGAAAGGGCagcattattttcatttagaatttgaaaatgggtGCCATTTTGCATGATATATTGTAGCTAAATCATTATCAACCCCATGGAAAAGTAGGACTAAACCACATAAATGAAGGAAAACTACAGAGCTGGTGTACAATCACAACCACAAGCTTCTACCGTTAGATGTTGCACGCAGAGTGGTGAAGCATGATTCTAAGCCACATATAAACAACCACATATATGCTGAAGCATAAAAAGTAGGATTGGAGGCACCCGATCATAGAAACCTCAAGGCTGTCTGGCATGATAGTGAGAGCCCCAAGCGTCCCCAACTGCTGAGAAACCAACGCTGGAAGGGGCCTAGTGTCAACATCCTTTCACAACTTTTAAGGGCTCGTGAAACCAATGCTGAGAAACCTTGTCTTCCCCCTTGTTCTCCATTTGATACTTTACATTATTTTTCCTCTAGAGATATCATTAACGTTAACTATAAGGTTTTCCATGTTATacaagttttgtttttaataatctaaatttctaattttagcTAAAATAATCcccatgcatttttccttttcgaataaaatttaaataaaatcttttaaattgaaatcgataaattaatagaattcaattcaaaaaatcaataacatgtcaaaagttaattaaaaatactatgtgtatataaaatttgatcattacttattgaacaatgaaaaatttataataaattttacttaaaaatacCCATACTTAATCTATATAACAAAACcattcaatttattattttttttttacaaaaaagaaaCCTCACCAACTTAAAACCCCCCTAAGAAACATCTAAAGCTTACCCtcttaaattatcaaaatgcTATAGTTAGGCAGCAGTAATATTCCTCTCCTAGACTTTCCACTCATATTCTAAAACCGTGTTCCCTTTCTGATTctaatatacaaaaaaaatctaaCTCGCCAACTTAATTGTTTGATTCCGCATTAATCAGTCactaattaatcatttaagatTAAGATTATTAAAATGGAGGAAAGTACAGCTAATTAATCATTGGGATTTGGGATTGTAAAGTCAACCCTAAGTTATAAATCATGAAGATAACTAGTCTAAGTTATCCAAGCTTCATTCATCACTCCCTCACCCTTTCTCTTTGCTCATTCAACACCCCTTCGCCTAAAGTTTCATCAACATTCATTTTCTTCACTGCCAAAGCATACAAAGGTGAAAGTATACAAAACTTAATTTTCACGATCACTTCTATTATTGCATAATTCAATCGTCAGATGGATcgaacaatttaatttttatattttgttttaatt is drawn from Theobroma cacao cultivar B97-61/B2 chromosome 4, Criollo_cocoa_genome_V2, whole genome shotgun sequence and contains these coding sequences:
- the LOC18601533 gene encoding cyclic dof factor 2, with the protein product SVLNLADKTMRNTTRNGFHKPEELKIPVSYRGGQNGFEHSNGSSVPTSKDEAGKAGSQDQMVRNCQGFPPQMPCFPGAPWPYPWNSAQWSSPIPPHAFCSPGFPMPFYPAAAYWGCTVPGTWNVPWLPQPSSPKKTAPSSGPNSPTLGKHSRDENMGKLSNSGEEEPVKENNAERCLWIPKTLRIDDPGEAARSSIWATLGIKNDKPDSIGSGGLFKSFQSKGDERNQVPETSPVLQANPAALSRSINFHESS